From Candidatus Thermoplasmatota archaeon:
GTGTCGGCGGCGGCCTTCGCCTCGACCTCGCCGCGCTCCTGCCGGACCTTCTTCGCGTCGGCGCGAAGCCCGATGATCTGCTTCTCGTAATCGCGAATCTGGTTGACCATCGCGATGTACTCGTTGTGGATCTTGTCGGCCTCGGTCTTGGCCTTGACGAACTGCTCCTGGGCCGCGTCGGCAAGCTTGCGGATGCCGTCGGCCTCCTCGAACAGCTTGACCATGCTGTCGTGCTGCTCCTGGGCCGCGTTTGCCAGCTCGGTCACGTGCCGGTGCTGCTTCTCCGCGGCCTCCTTGGCCGTCTTCATCTCCTCGTAGGCGGCCTTCACCGTGTTGTCCTTCTCGTAGGACTTCTCCTTCTCGTTGATCTGCTTCTGGAGGGCGCTCATCTCCTCCATGAGGGCCTTCTCCTTGGCCGGCGTGAGCGCCTTTGTCATGTGGTCGTATTCGAGCTTCTT
This genomic window contains:
- a CDS encoding phosphoserine phosphatase, giving the protein PPAEAPPPILTPQESARRIEMIHDRKEKLNDDANRHRDLRDRLNDETKKHAQRRDELNGQVRGLIDRANQHRQRRDELNVQVREAKVKRDELNKVANEKAEALNALKRDRLPRGDGVPLSKLKAQLKKLEYDHMTKALTPAKEKALMEEMSALQKQINEKEKSYEKDNTVKAAYEEMKTAKEAAEKQHRHVTELANAAQEQHDSMVKLFEEADGIRKLADAAQEQFVKAKTEADKIHNEYIAMVNQIRDYEKQIIGLRADAKKVRQERGEVEAKAAADTIMDKLKKGGKLSTEDLLILQKSGEGE